One genomic region from Leptospira tipperaryensis encodes:
- the trpS gene encoding tryptophan--tRNA ligase, whose protein sequence is MRILTGVQPSGKLHLGNFFSVIRKLKEYQDTTDLYCFVADLHSLTTFSSKDKQRENTYNAVCDFLALGIDPEKSTFWLQSSVPEVTELTWYLSHSITVNQLNLAHSYKDKVAKGFSPGGGLFFYPVLMAADILGFDSDRVPVGKDQKQHLEYARDIASNFNREVGNVFKIPEPEIDEATALVPGTDGQKMSKSYGNTINFFDSEKELKKSIMSIMTDSAGVDEAKDPDKSHIFAIHSLFLDTKGKEELRNKFLTPGTGYGDLKKQLLQDTLDYFAPYRKEREKIGADQSFVESALKKGKEKAQKTITEVLDRVRKELGMYRF, encoded by the coding sequence ATGAGGATTCTCACAGGAGTCCAGCCCTCCGGAAAACTTCACTTAGGAAATTTTTTCTCCGTCATTCGAAAACTCAAAGAATACCAAGATACGACCGATCTCTACTGTTTTGTCGCGGACTTACATTCCTTAACCACATTCTCATCCAAAGATAAACAAAGAGAAAATACCTATAACGCAGTTTGCGATTTTCTCGCGCTTGGAATCGATCCCGAAAAAAGCACATTCTGGCTTCAATCCTCCGTGCCGGAAGTGACGGAACTCACTTGGTATCTGAGTCATTCGATCACCGTAAACCAATTGAACTTAGCGCATTCTTACAAAGACAAGGTGGCAAAAGGATTCAGCCCTGGCGGCGGACTTTTCTTTTACCCGGTTCTGATGGCTGCGGATATACTCGGGTTCGATAGCGATCGGGTTCCGGTAGGAAAGGATCAGAAACAACACTTAGAATATGCGAGAGACATCGCATCCAATTTTAACAGAGAAGTCGGAAACGTATTCAAAATTCCGGAACCGGAGATCGACGAAGCTACCGCGCTCGTACCGGGAACCGACGGACAAAAAATGTCGAAGTCTTACGGAAACACGATCAACTTTTTTGATTCCGAAAAAGAACTTAAGAAATCTATAATGTCTATTATGACGGACTCTGCGGGCGTGGACGAGGCCAAGGATCCGGATAAAAGTCATATCTTCGCGATTCATTCTTTATTCTTAGATACAAAAGGAAAGGAAGAATTAAGAAATAAATTTTTGACCCCTGGAACCGGTTACGGAGATCTCAAAAAACAACTCCTACAAGACACTCTGGATTACTTTGCTCCTTACAGAAAGGAAAGGGAAAAGATCGGAGCCGATCAGAGCTTTGTCGAAAGCGCCCTCAAAAAAGGAAAAGAAAAAGCGCAGAAAACGATCACGGAAGTTTTAGATCGAGTTCGAAAAGAATTGGGAATGTATCGTTTTTAA
- a CDS encoding O-methyltransferase has protein sequence MSRKNIQLTEKLEEYIFQFSVNEPSSFQKLREETAKLAQANMQISPEEGQFLNILTKISGAKRIIEIGTFTGYSSLCFASALPEDGKLLCCDISEEWTKIAKRYWKESGLEKQIHLKIGSALETLQVISDSKTSPSWAPNFGYGPSSVDLVFLDADKENYPNYYPLILKLLKPGGLLIADNVLWDGSVADDSHQEPSTIGIRKFNELVHKDPNVDISMIPIADGVSLVRKK, from the coding sequence TTGAGTCGAAAGAACATTCAACTGACTGAAAAACTGGAAGAGTATATCTTCCAGTTTTCCGTTAACGAACCTTCCTCCTTTCAAAAACTCAGAGAAGAAACGGCGAAGTTGGCGCAAGCCAATATGCAGATAAGCCCGGAAGAAGGGCAGTTCTTAAACATTCTTACCAAAATCAGCGGAGCCAAAAGGATCATAGAGATCGGGACGTTTACCGGTTATTCTTCCCTTTGTTTTGCTTCCGCGTTGCCGGAGGATGGAAAACTTCTTTGCTGCGATATCAGCGAAGAATGGACAAAGATAGCAAAGAGATATTGGAAGGAATCCGGACTGGAGAAGCAGATCCATTTGAAGATCGGATCTGCATTAGAAACTCTGCAAGTGATTTCGGATTCAAAGACTTCGCCGAGCTGGGCGCCAAACTTCGGCTACGGACCGTCCTCGGTCGACTTAGTTTTTCTCGACGCTGATAAAGAGAATTATCCCAACTACTATCCTCTCATTCTTAAATTACTCAAACCGGGCGGACTTTTGATTGCGGATAACGTTCTTTGGGACGGAAGCGTCGCGGACGATTCTCACCAGGAACCTTCCACGATCGGGATTCGAAAGTTTAACGAACTCGTGCACAAGGACCCGAACGTCGATATCAGTATGATCCCGATTGCGGACGGGGTTTCGTTGGTGCGAAAGAAGTAG
- a CDS encoding acyl-CoA dehydrogenase family protein yields the protein MRALLEKPNDLYNPTENHLALRENVAKFAKENMDSQAKDNDEHETFNLPLFRRIGSELGLFGVTVPEEDGGMGMDAVAAVIIHEEMSAYDPGFMLSYLAHEVLFVNNFYHSSNPAQRAKYLSKVISGEWIGGMGMTEPGAGTDVLGLRTIATKKGDKYILNGSKQYITNGSTGSVFLIYAKLDKNSKKMTSFIVESSYPGFSVGKKEEKMGMRSSPTTQLIFEDCEVPAENLVGQEDGALVHMMRNLEIERITLAAQSLGIAKRCVDIMADYTIRHREAFGKKLAEFGQIQRLLAESYADFQAARALVYNVASQIHPENRNSLGAASAKLVATQMAERVSRNAIQALGGYGYCREYPVERLHRDSILLSIGGGTNEAMQKNIVADLKKIYEGTP from the coding sequence ATGAGAGCATTACTAGAAAAACCGAATGATTTATACAACCCGACCGAGAATCACTTAGCGCTTCGGGAGAACGTGGCTAAATTCGCAAAAGAGAATATGGACTCTCAGGCGAAGGACAACGACGAACACGAAACCTTCAATCTTCCGCTCTTTCGAAGAATCGGTTCCGAGCTGGGTCTATTTGGAGTAACCGTTCCGGAAGAAGACGGTGGAATGGGAATGGATGCAGTAGCGGCCGTGATCATTCACGAGGAAATGTCGGCTTACGATCCCGGATTCATGCTTTCGTATCTCGCACACGAAGTATTGTTCGTAAACAATTTCTATCATAGTTCGAATCCCGCGCAAAGAGCGAAGTATCTTTCGAAAGTGATTTCGGGAGAATGGATCGGCGGAATGGGGATGACCGAGCCCGGAGCCGGAACCGACGTTCTTGGACTCAGAACGATCGCGACCAAAAAAGGCGACAAATACATATTAAACGGTTCTAAACAATATATAACCAACGGAAGTACGGGAAGCGTATTTTTGATCTACGCAAAATTGGATAAGAATTCCAAGAAGATGACTTCGTTTATCGTAGAAAGTTCTTATCCGGGATTCAGCGTCGGAAAAAAAGAAGAGAAGATGGGAATGCGTTCGTCCCCGACGACTCAACTTATATTCGAAGATTGTGAAGTTCCTGCGGAGAATTTGGTAGGTCAGGAAGACGGCGCTCTCGTTCACATGATGCGAAATCTCGAGATCGAAAGAATCACTCTCGCGGCTCAGTCTTTAGGGATCGCAAAACGTTGTGTGGACATCATGGCCGACTACACGATTCGTCATAGAGAGGCGTTTGGTAAAAAACTCGCCGAGTTTGGACAAATCCAAAGACTATTAGCAGAATCTTATGCGGATTTCCAAGCGGCCCGCGCGCTTGTTTACAACGTAGCTTCTCAAATTCATCCGGAAAATCGAAATTCTTTAGGGGCTGCGTCCGCAAAATTAGTGGCGACTCAGATGGCAGAACGAGTGTCTCGGAACGCGATTCAAGCGCTCGGAGGATACGGATATTGCAGAGAATATCCGGTCGAAAGACTTCACAGAGATTCCATTCTTCTTTCCATCGGAGGAGGAACCAACGAAGCGATGCAGAAAAACATCGTAGCCGATTTGAAAAAAATCTACGAGGGTACTCCTTGA
- a CDS encoding LolA family protein, which translates to MAFLKIRRLLPGAAGLILVCGISVSGDPGRDRLNALLGRMGEISSLRASVTINNEISGTLSFKKPNYLHVKFSDGRVVSSNGRFLWFYSPARAIVGKQDLRGSTGGVFGLLGGYEEVTQIGGSIRLKSPTKTYEEIVVTMNPDNTPKSLRMKHRGTGEYTSISFSGVQTNVGLSASLFNFSAPSSAQIVENPLNEKE; encoded by the coding sequence ATGGCATTTTTGAAAATCAGGAGACTACTCCCGGGTGCCGCAGGACTGATCCTAGTCTGCGGCATTTCTGTTTCAGGGGATCCTGGACGCGACAGACTCAACGCACTCTTAGGAAGAATGGGAGAAATTTCCAGTCTTCGAGCCAGCGTAACTATCAATAACGAAATTTCCGGAACACTTTCTTTTAAGAAACCGAACTATTTACACGTCAAATTCTCTGACGGCAGAGTTGTATCTTCCAACGGAAGATTTCTTTGGTTCTATTCTCCAGCAAGAGCGATCGTAGGCAAACAAGACCTCCGCGGAAGTACGGGCGGCGTCTTTGGATTGTTAGGCGGTTACGAAGAAGTGACCCAAATTGGCGGATCGATCCGACTCAAATCGCCGACAAAAACATACGAAGAAATTGTTGTAACAATGAATCCCGATAATACTCCTAAGTCGTTAAGAATGAAACACAGAGGAACCGGCGAATATACTTCGATCAGTTTTTCCGGTGTGCAGACTAACGTAGGTTTATCGGCTTCTCTTTTTAACTTCAGCGCTCCTTCCAGTGCGCAGATCGTTGAAAACCCGTTAAACGAAAAGGAATAG
- a CDS encoding LIC10362 family protein: MIYALILTILCGLFFFLSYKGEGTPKSLSSLRIGFQNALNSPFQKNSLFLLLSLCTWMLLPLFWGLAFFLKTDANVLIVIGFMVWTYYWLKYLFSTDEIA, translated from the coding sequence ATGATCTATGCTCTCATTTTGACAATCCTTTGTGGACTTTTTTTCTTCCTATCTTACAAGGGAGAAGGAACTCCGAAAAGCCTTTCTTCACTTAGGATCGGGTTTCAGAACGCCCTCAATTCTCCATTCCAAAAGAATTCTCTTTTCCTACTTCTGTCTCTTTGCACTTGGATGCTTCTTCCGCTTTTTTGGGGGCTTGCCTTTTTCTTAAAGACGGATGCGAATGTTCTGATCGTAATCGGATTTATGGTCTGGACGTACTACTGGTTGAAATATCTATTCTCAACCGATGAGATCGCTTAG
- a CDS encoding electron transfer flavoprotein subunit alpha/FixB family protein, which yields MSNVLIVGELKDGELKKISREITSAGRKIADSIGGKVVALLIGSGVEKHAPELAAVGADTIITVNSGEYNAETYSNLVAEVIKAQGPAVVLLPHTSQGKDYSPRVAVKVGAGIVADVVGFSVDGGKVVAKKPIYSGKAYANFKVTSAIQIFTVRPNSQEITQKAGAGAVEAASPAAGDAKVKIVSTDLSGGSKVQLTEASIIVSGGRGIKGPENWPILQELADTLGAALGASRAAVDAGWISHSHQVGQTGKTVSPNCYIACGISGAIQHLAGMGSSKYIVAINKDGDAPIFKVATYGIVGDLFEVVPAVTAEFKKVLG from the coding sequence GTGAGCAACGTATTAATTGTTGGCGAATTGAAAGACGGAGAACTTAAAAAAATCTCCAGAGAAATCACTTCCGCAGGAAGAAAGATCGCTGATTCTATCGGCGGTAAAGTTGTAGCTCTTTTGATCGGAAGCGGAGTTGAAAAACACGCTCCTGAATTAGCGGCAGTCGGAGCTGATACGATCATCACCGTAAACTCTGGAGAATACAACGCTGAAACGTATTCCAATCTGGTTGCGGAAGTAATCAAGGCACAAGGCCCGGCGGTAGTTCTACTTCCTCACACTTCACAAGGAAAAGATTATTCTCCTCGTGTTGCTGTAAAAGTAGGAGCTGGAATCGTAGCGGACGTTGTTGGATTCTCCGTTGATGGTGGAAAGGTTGTAGCAAAAAAACCGATCTACTCCGGAAAAGCTTACGCAAATTTTAAAGTAACAAGCGCGATCCAAATTTTTACCGTTCGTCCAAACTCTCAAGAGATCACTCAAAAAGCGGGAGCGGGAGCTGTAGAAGCGGCTTCTCCAGCGGCTGGTGATGCGAAAGTAAAAATCGTTTCTACCGACCTGAGCGGCGGTTCGAAAGTTCAGTTGACTGAAGCTTCGATCATCGTTTCCGGCGGTCGCGGAATCAAAGGACCAGAAAACTGGCCGATTCTTCAAGAACTCGCTGACACTCTCGGTGCGGCTCTCGGAGCTTCTCGCGCGGCAGTGGATGCTGGTTGGATTTCTCACTCTCACCAAGTTGGACAAACTGGAAAAACCGTTTCTCCAAATTGCTACATCGCATGCGGAATTTCCGGCGCGATTCAGCACTTAGCGGGAATGGGATCTTCTAAGTATATCGTAGCAATCAACAAAGACGGAGACGCTCCGATCTTCAAAGTTGCGACTTACGGAATCGTTGGAGACCTTTTTGAAGTTGTTCCTGCGGTTACTGCAGAGTTCAAAAAAGTACTTGGATAA
- a CDS encoding electron transfer flavoprotein subunit beta/FixA family protein yields the protein MKIIVLVKQVPDTETSIKVGDKSINEAGIKWIISPYDEFAIEEGIRLREKHGGEVIAVSLGPDRVVEALRTAYAMGADRAVHVKVDNYVPFDTNNTAELIANFAKAENADVIIGGRQSIDTDSSQVVVQVAELLGIPHVAFAVSLEINGTAVKATKEVEGGTQTIETTTPVALTAQKGLNEPRYPSLKGIMTAKKKPVETKSAADLGSPASKIEVVGLEPPPPRIPGRKLEAADANAFAAQLVKALREEAKVI from the coding sequence ATGAAAATCATCGTATTAGTGAAACAGGTACCTGACACCGAAACCAGTATTAAAGTAGGGGATAAATCCATCAACGAAGCCGGAATCAAGTGGATTATTTCTCCCTATGATGAATTTGCTATCGAGGAAGGAATCAGACTGCGTGAAAAACACGGTGGCGAAGTAATCGCTGTTTCCCTTGGACCAGACAGAGTTGTAGAAGCTCTTAGAACCGCTTACGCTATGGGCGCCGATCGCGCGGTTCATGTCAAAGTTGATAACTACGTTCCTTTTGATACGAACAACACTGCGGAACTGATCGCTAATTTCGCGAAAGCCGAAAACGCAGACGTAATCATCGGAGGAAGACAATCGATCGATACTGATTCTTCTCAAGTTGTAGTTCAAGTTGCGGAACTTCTCGGAATTCCTCACGTAGCTTTTGCTGTGAGCCTTGAAATCAACGGAACTGCAGTAAAAGCGACGAAAGAAGTAGAAGGTGGAACTCAAACCATCGAGACTACTACTCCAGTAGCTCTTACGGCTCAAAAAGGATTGAACGAACCTCGTTATCCTTCTCTCAAAGGAATTATGACCGCTAAGAAGAAACCCGTGGAAACAAAATCCGCCGCGGATCTTGGTAGCCCTGCGAGCAAAATCGAAGTTGTTGGACTCGAACCTCCTCCACCACGTATTCCTGGAAGAAAACTGGAAGCCGCAGATGCAAACGCTTTTGCAGCTCAACTCGTAAAAGCTCTCAGAGAAGAAGCTAAGGTTATTTAA